One window of Fusobacterium sp. FSA-380-WT-3A genomic DNA carries:
- a CDS encoding toxin-antitoxin system YwqK family antitoxin: MKKIFKIIIIILLFSLTACGVSSSKAKRALHKHFIERYKEPFVVEHVGRRSDGKEEWYEAQVFPAKYIGTPRQYDKYYYSKGNVDIKKGIFGESIDFVGDLYRLVILNESANEFYEKKLKELFGEYVLPIFYIDVGSADIFPKYEETLKEKLENDEYIDIKGNIIIFGRIKNKEDEQKYKEKIFQFVTFVKEQGIQEKVSINFEVVDERILAKDALSYINKLEKRENIDEDFKILDEAFENTPEENKKAKIDNFSKSEIYTQLNRYGAYLLSTRIVGKEYLKNNIFLLHQNADSLFLAFGICSMPIEIFSNSKRCILPKEIEYNSVDDLKFNIKTEEKEIEKDGKTYYKYYLNDELVWEKVLNNELADYEYENFYKNGELYLEYKYIEKRRNFYKNGKVYKNDVILPNDIELRFENNILKTITTTKYSGKKHIRYLLDNNRVREEISSKIYEKLNPTDIWYSKDNFLALDEKDSYFNSGIGRIKDGENIEYFFNKKENKKSQIKIKTFYKDGLLDGNYEEYFPNGNIKIKCSYKKGFLDGEYKEYSVDGKLEKEYIYKNGVIIK; encoded by the coding sequence ATGAAAAAAATATTTAAGATAATAATCATAATATTATTATTTTCATTAACAGCCTGTGGTGTTTCATCTAGCAAAGCAAAGCGAGCTTTACATAAACACTTTATAGAAAGATATAAAGAACCTTTTGTTGTAGAGCATGTTGGTCGTCGTTCAGATGGAAAAGAAGAGTGGTATGAGGCACAAGTTTTTCCAGCAAAATATATAGGAACTCCTAGACAATATGATAAATATTATTATAGTAAAGGGAATGTGGATATAAAAAAAGGGATATTTGGAGAAAGTATAGATTTTGTTGGAGATTTATACAGATTGGTTATATTAAATGAATCAGCCAATGAGTTTTATGAGAAAAAATTAAAAGAGCTATTTGGAGAATATGTATTACCAATTTTTTATATAGATGTAGGTAGTGCTGATATATTTCCAAAATATGAAGAAACTTTAAAAGAAAAACTAGAAAATGATGAGTATATTGATATAAAGGGAAATATAATCATTTTTGGTAGAATAAAAAATAAAGAGGACGAACAGAAATATAAAGAAAAAATATTTCAATTTGTGACTTTTGTAAAAGAACAAGGGATACAAGAAAAAGTGTCTATAAATTTTGAGGTAGTTGATGAAAGAATATTAGCTAAAGATGCTTTATCATATATTAATAAATTAGAAAAAAGAGAAAATATTGATGAAGATTTTAAAATATTAGATGAGGCTTTTGAAAATACTCCTGAAGAAAATAAAAAAGCTAAAATAGATAATTTTTCAAAAAGTGAAATATATACTCAATTAAATAGATATGGTGCTTATCTACTTTCAACAAGAATAGTTGGAAAAGAATATCTCAAAAATAATATATTTTTATTACATCAAAATGCTGATAGTCTATTTTTAGCTTTTGGAATATGTAGTATGCCTATAGAAATATTTTCTAATAGTAAGAGGTGTATATTACCAAAGGAGATAGAATATAATAGTGTAGATGATTTAAAATTTAATATAAAAACAGAAGAAAAAGAAATAGAAAAAGATGGAAAAACATATTATAAATATTATTTGAATGATGAGTTGGTATGGGAAAAAGTTCTTAACAATGAGTTAGCAGATTATGAATATGAAAATTTTTATAAGAATGGAGAATTATATTTAGAATATAAATATATTGAGAAACGCAGAAATTTTTATAAAAATGGAAAAGTTTATAAAAATGATGTAATACTTCCAAATGATATAGAACTTAGATTTGAAAATAATATCTTAAAAACTATTACAACAACAAAATATTCAGGGAAAAAACATATTAGATATCTTCTTGATAATAATAGAGTAAGAGAAGAAATAAGTTCAAAAATATATGAAAAATTAAATCCTACGGATATATGGTATTCTAAGGATAATTTCCTAGCTTTAGATGAAAAAGATAGTTATTTTAATAGTGGAATAGGTAGAATAAAAGACGGAGAAAATATAGAGTATTTTTTTAATAAAAAAGAAAATAAAAAAAGTCAGATTAAAATAAAAACTTTTTATAAAGATGGATTATTAGATGGAAATTATGAAGAGTATTTTCCTAACGGAAATATTAAAATAAAATGTTCCTATAAAAAAGGATTTTTAGATGGAGAATATAAAGAATATTCTGTTGATGGAAAACTTGAAAAAGAATATATTTATAAAAATGGAGTAATAATAAAATAA